One region of Armigeres subalbatus isolate Guangzhou_Male chromosome 3, GZ_Asu_2, whole genome shotgun sequence genomic DNA includes:
- the LOC134225811 gene encoding arginine-hydroxylase NDUFAF5, mitochondrial, producing the protein MTQIIRNIASRSYLNAVLKRSYCTPVVNIFDRNVKRIQRERAARSEDVELYDYIKEEVGYRISDRIFDVKRVFTNAVDLGAARGYVTNHVLGETVQKLTAVDLSPSMLSNVKGTPGLDFSVREMDEEKFDFEPASLDLVVSSLSLHWVNDLPACFRAVNKALKPDGVFIGAMFGGETLYELRSSLQLAEQERRGGLSPHLSPFTQIRDVGMLLNRANFTMLTIDTDEVVVGFPSMFELMWDLKGMAESNAAFSRPLHISRETLMAAAAIYKDMYGKDDGVTATFQIIYFVGWKPCPSQPKPLPRGSADVSLKDLGKLMDPKNIGDKK; encoded by the exons ATGACCCAAATTATCCGCAATATTGCATCCAGATCCTATCTGAATGCGGTCTTAAAGCGCTCGTATTGTACTCCGGTTGTTAATATATTCGACAGGAATGTAAAACGAATCCAGCGTGAACGTGCGGCTAGAAG tGAGGATGTTGAGTTGTACGACTACATTAAAGAGGAAGTGGGCTACAGGATATCGGATCGCATTTTCGATGTGAAACGCGTATTCACAAACGCTGTAGACTTAGGAGCAGCCCGAGGGTACGTCACGAATCACGTGCTTGGAGAAACGGTTCAAAAGCTTACCGCTGTGGACCTAAGCCCATCAATGCTATCTAATGTGAAAGGAACGCCCGGATTGGATTTCAGCGTACGTGAGATGGACGAAGAAAAGTTCGATTTCGAACCAGCGAGCTTAGATTTGGTTGTTTCGAGTTTGAGTCTGCACTGGGTCAACGATTTACCGGCTTGTTTTAGAGCCGTGAATAAAGCATTGAAACCAGACGGAGTTTTTATTGGTGCAATGTTTGGCGGAGAAACTTTGTACGAGCTGAGATCGTCGTTACAGCTAGCCGAACAAGAACGAAGAGGTGGCCTGTCTCCGCACTTGTCCCCCTTCACCCAGATTCGAGACGTTGGGATGCTTCTGAATCGGGCCAATTTCACAATGCTGACGATCGACACCGACGAAGTTGTGGTGGGATTTCCTTCCATGTTTGAACTAATGTGGGATTTGAAAGGAATGGCCGAAAGTAATGCAGCATTCAGCAGACCTTTGCATATTAGTCGCGAGACTTTAATGGCAGCGGCCGCCATTTATAAAGACATGTATGGGAAAGACGATGGAGTGACCGCCACTTTCCAAATAATATATTTTGTCGGATGGAAGCCTTGCCCAAGTCAGCCAAAACCACTACCCCGAGGATCCGCAGATGTATCTCTTAAAGACTTGGGGAAGTTGATGGATCCGAAAAACATTGGCGATAAGAAATAA